In Phormidium yuhuli AB48, one genomic interval encodes:
- a CDS encoding diguanylate cyclase, with the protein MESETSPEHLRQELAQLRLELEVLQREKLDLEIMVENITEHADAIEVELRARNQDVQELNERLALANKELEQLASVDGLTGIANRRRFDMTLEREWKRLSRDQKPFSLILGDIDYFKRYNDTYGHQAGDECLQKVCQACHACAKRASDLAARYGGEEIAIILPDTDSIGAMYIAQDVRRQIRQLNIKHDASPIGNLISMSLGVATIIPHNQLRPNVLINQADMALYRAKQNGRNRIVLFHKSL; encoded by the coding sequence GTGGAATCGGAAACATCACCAGAGCATCTGCGTCAAGAACTTGCCCAGCTACGTCTAGAACTGGAGGTCTTGCAACGTGAAAAACTCGATCTTGAAATCATGGTGGAGAATATCACCGAACACGCTGATGCCATTGAAGTGGAATTACGGGCCCGTAATCAGGATGTACAAGAGTTAAATGAGCGGTTAGCCCTCGCAAACAAGGAACTTGAACAACTCGCTAGTGTCGATGGCTTAACGGGGATTGCGAATCGACGGCGCTTTGACATGACCTTAGAGCGAGAATGGAAACGGCTAAGCCGAGACCAAAAGCCTTTTTCCCTGATTTTGGGGGATATTGATTACTTTAAACGCTACAACGACACCTATGGTCACCAGGCCGGCGATGAATGTTTGCAAAAAGTTTGCCAAGCTTGTCATGCCTGCGCCAAACGGGCCAGCGACCTAGCCGCCCGCTACGGTGGGGAAGAGATTGCCATTATTCTTCCTGATACAGACTCCATTGGGGCCATGTACATTGCCCAAGATGTTCGCCGGCAGATTCGTCAACTGAACATCAAACATGACGCCTCGCCCATCGGCAATCTGATCAGTATGAGCTTGGGAGTTGCCACCATCATCCCCCACAATCAACTTAGGCCCAACGTTCTCATCAACCAAGCTGATATGGCTCTTTATCGCGCTAAGCAAAACGGACGCAACCGGATCGTTCTGTTTCACAAAAGTCTCTGA
- the gatB gene encoding Asp-tRNA(Asn)/Glu-tRNA(Gln) amidotransferase subunit GatB: protein MTIAAPTKTQYEAVIGLETHCQLATETKIFSQSSTAFGAQPNTHIDPICLGLPGVLPVLNEKVLEYSVKTGLALNCQIAPYSKFDRKQYFYPDLPKNYQISQYDLPIAEQGWLEIELIDDNGNPYRKRIGITRLHMEEDAGKLVHAGSDRLSGSAYSLVDYNRAGVPLMEIVSEPDIRSGKEAAEYGQELRRIVRYLGVSDGNMQEGSLRCDVNISIRPVGQAEFGTKVEIKNMNSFSAIQKAIDFEIERQIECLESGEPIIQETRLWEENSQQTISMRVKEGSSDYRYFPEPDLCPIEVSVEQRQAWKAELPQLPAQKRHYYEDTLGLSAYDTRVLTEERDVAEYFEAVVTAGAPAKLAANWVMGDITGYINEGKLKITEIALTPAILAELIGLIEEGTISGKIAKEILPELLETGGSAKALVEAKGMTQISDPGELENIIDQLLAANPDKVEQYRAGKTKLQGFFVGQIMKLTSGRADPKLANQLLIPKLKGN from the coding sequence ATGACCATCGCTGCCCCAACCAAAACGCAGTATGAAGCTGTTATCGGCTTAGAAACCCACTGTCAGCTTGCCACCGAGACTAAGATTTTTTCCCAGTCCTCCACCGCTTTTGGTGCCCAGCCGAATACTCATATCGATCCGATCTGTTTGGGACTACCGGGGGTGTTGCCGGTTCTGAATGAGAAGGTCTTAGAATATTCTGTTAAGACGGGTCTGGCACTCAACTGTCAGATTGCCCCCTATAGCAAGTTTGACCGCAAGCAGTATTTCTATCCGGATCTACCCAAGAACTATCAAATTTCTCAATATGACTTGCCCATTGCTGAGCAGGGCTGGTTAGAGATTGAACTGATTGATGATAACGGTAATCCCTATCGCAAGCGCATTGGCATCACGCGCCTACATATGGAAGAAGACGCCGGTAAACTGGTTCACGCGGGGAGCGATCGCCTCTCGGGGTCTGCCTATTCCCTGGTGGACTACAACCGAGCCGGTGTTCCCCTGATGGAGATTGTTTCGGAGCCGGATATTCGCTCAGGGAAAGAAGCTGCTGAATACGGCCAGGAGTTGCGGCGTATTGTGCGCTATCTCGGGGTCAGTGATGGCAATATGCAGGAAGGGTCCCTACGCTGTGATGTGAATATTTCCATTCGTCCTGTTGGACAAGCGGAATTTGGCACCAAGGTGGAAATCAAGAATATGAACTCCTTTAGTGCCATTCAAAAGGCGATCGATTTTGAGATTGAGCGTCAGATTGAATGCTTGGAGTCTGGTGAGCCAATTATCCAGGAAACTCGTCTCTGGGAAGAAAACAGCCAACAGACTATCAGTATGCGGGTGAAGGAAGGCTCCAGTGACTACCGCTACTTCCCGGAACCTGATTTGTGTCCTATTGAGGTCTCCGTGGAGCAACGGCAGGCTTGGAAAGCTGAGTTACCCCAACTTCCTGCCCAGAAACGCCATTATTACGAGGATACCCTTGGCTTATCTGCCTATGATACCCGAGTCCTGACGGAGGAGCGCGATGTGGCTGAGTATTTCGAGGCCGTCGTTACGGCGGGGGCCCCGGCGAAACTGGCCGCGAACTGGGTGATGGGAGATATCACCGGTTATATCAATGAGGGCAAACTCAAAATTACAGAAATTGCCCTAACTCCGGCCATCCTAGCGGAACTCATTGGCTTGATTGAGGAAGGGACGATCAGCGGCAAAATTGCCAAAGAAATTCTGCCGGAGTTGTTGGAGACGGGCGGCTCAGCTAAGGCCTTAGTGGAAGCAAAGGGCATGACCCAAATTTCCGATCCGGGAGAATTGGAAAATATCATCGACCAACTGCTGGCCGCTAACCCCGACAAAGTGGAGCAGTACCGAGCTGGGAAAACAAAGCTTCAAGGCTTTTTTGTTGGACAGATCATGAAACTCACGAGTGGACGAGCTGACCCAAAACTGGCCAATCAATTACTCATCCCTAAGCTCAAGGGAAATTAA
- a CDS encoding ribonuclease catalytic domain-containing protein, translated as MEKGNLIEFRLQGERRLAVLDRPEGKKNWVVVDEQGQTRTLSPKQMSYCLDGQSYQPSDLGTFQSEVSTYLDPSSLEVAWELLSEDGESVAPPDLALLLFSDSTPPQCYAAHRLLSEDKIYFKQKGDRYEPRPATQVAELKHQLEAEAQRQQAWDSFLARVQEALTGTAVDWEGADRPHLEALERYATLGDEAPGRTAAQDVLSALDRPLTPQGAFAVLVDLGLWSPHENLFLRRTQIPTHFSSKVLDVAQRCLTNCPPDTEANRLDLTHLKVYTIDDASTQEIDDGLSLEFVEGDRQRLWVHIADPTRWLTPGDELDLEARRRCTTVYLPTGMTPMLPPELATGPMSLNSGQTCCALSFSIILHADGSVEEFSIHPSLVKPTYRLTYDDVDEMLELGVQAEPELIAIADWAKTRHRWRQSQGSIFIDMPESAIKVKDNEVTIQVLDNSASRQLVAEMMILAGEVAARYAQEHNLAIPFRHQSQPELPPDEELMQLPAGPVRACAIRKCMPRSEMSVFPNRHASLGLDTYTQVTSPIRRYTDLLTHFQLKAHLRGDTQPFSSEQVQQLMMSVMVSAKEAVLVERQTCRYWAIEYLRRHGDETWQALMLRWIRPDDNLGSLLLEEIGIEFVWRFPRPMELGERFQVRVTHADPREDNIQFQEVVAHPAQV; from the coding sequence GTGGAGAAAGGAAATCTTATCGAATTTCGATTACAGGGTGAGCGGCGGCTAGCCGTTCTCGATCGTCCAGAGGGTAAGAAAAACTGGGTGGTCGTGGATGAGCAGGGCCAAACTCGAACCCTATCGCCAAAACAGATGTCCTATTGCCTCGATGGGCAATCATACCAGCCCTCAGACTTAGGAACGTTTCAGTCTGAAGTCAGTACCTATCTCGATCCGTCGAGTTTGGAGGTGGCTTGGGAGTTGCTCTCGGAAGATGGAGAATCCGTCGCCCCCCCAGACTTGGCCTTGTTACTCTTTAGTGACTCAACCCCCCCCCAATGTTACGCCGCCCATCGGCTGCTGTCTGAGGACAAAATTTATTTTAAACAGAAGGGCGATCGCTACGAACCTCGCCCCGCCACTCAAGTCGCCGAACTGAAGCATCAACTCGAAGCGGAGGCCCAGCGTCAGCAGGCCTGGGACAGCTTCTTAGCACGAGTCCAAGAGGCTCTCACGGGAACCGCCGTCGATTGGGAAGGGGCTGATCGCCCTCACCTAGAGGCATTAGAACGCTACGCCACCCTAGGAGATGAGGCCCCGGGACGAACAGCTGCCCAGGATGTCCTCAGTGCCCTCGACCGCCCTCTCACCCCTCAGGGTGCCTTTGCCGTGCTGGTGGACTTAGGCCTATGGAGTCCCCATGAAAATCTATTTTTGCGGCGCACTCAGATTCCCACGCACTTCTCTAGCAAGGTTCTCGATGTGGCCCAACGCTGTTTAACCAACTGTCCACCGGATACAGAAGCCAACCGCCTAGACTTAACTCACCTTAAGGTCTACACCATTGACGATGCCAGTACCCAAGAAATTGACGACGGCCTGAGTCTCGAATTTGTTGAGGGCGATCGCCAGCGACTCTGGGTTCACATTGCCGATCCCACCCGTTGGCTCACCCCCGGTGATGAACTGGACTTAGAAGCCCGCCGCCGCTGTACCACCGTCTATTTGCCTACGGGGATGACCCCCATGTTACCCCCAGAATTAGCCACCGGCCCCATGAGCCTTAATTCTGGACAAACCTGTTGTGCCCTCAGCTTCAGCATTATCCTCCATGCCGATGGCAGCGTCGAAGAGTTCAGCATCCATCCCAGCCTCGTCAAACCCACCTACCGACTCACCTACGATGATGTCGATGAAATGCTGGAGTTGGGAGTCCAGGCAGAACCGGAACTAATCGCGATTGCCGATTGGGCCAAAACTCGTCACCGCTGGCGACAGTCTCAGGGGTCGATCTTTATCGACATGCCAGAATCAGCTATCAAAGTTAAAGATAACGAAGTCACGATTCAGGTCTTAGATAACTCCGCCTCCCGTCAGTTAGTGGCAGAAATGATGATCTTGGCCGGGGAGGTGGCCGCCCGCTACGCTCAAGAACATAATCTAGCCATTCCCTTCCGGCATCAATCCCAACCGGAACTGCCCCCGGACGAGGAATTAATGCAACTTCCCGCCGGGCCCGTTCGTGCCTGTGCAATTCGTAAATGTATGCCCCGCAGTGAGATGAGCGTTTTCCCCAACCGCCATGCCAGTCTGGGCTTAGATACCTATACTCAAGTCACCTCCCCCATTCGCCGCTATACAGATTTGCTCACTCACTTTCAACTCAAAGCTCATCTACGAGGGGATACTCAGCCCTTCTCTAGTGAGCAAGTTCAGCAGTTGATGATGAGTGTTATGGTGTCTGCCAAAGAAGCGGTGTTGGTGGAACGACAAACCTGTCGCTATTGGGCGATTGAATATCTACGCCGTCATGGTGACGAGACTTGGCAAGCCCTGATGTTACGTTGGATTCGTCCAGATGATAACTTGGGGTCCCTACTCCTCGAAGAGATTGGCATTGAGTTTGTCTGGCGTTTCCCCCGGCCAATGGAACTTGGAGAACGGTTTCAGGTTCGGGTCACCCATGCTGACCCACGAGAGGATAATATTCAATTCCAAGAGGTGGTAGCACATCCGGCCCAAGTTTAA